The region ACGATCAGGCTCGAGTCGACCCCGCCCGAGAGCAGGCACCCGACGGGGACGTCGGCGACCAGGCGCCGCTTGACCGCCACCCGCAGCGACTCGAGAACCGCATCCTCCCAGTCTTTTTCGGACCAGTCGGCACGGTCGGCGCGGCGGCTGAAGTCCGGCGCCCAGTAGGTCGTGGCCGTGCGTGTGCCGTCGGGTTCGATCGCGATCAGCGAGGCCGGCGGCACCTTGCGCACGCCGCGCAGGATCGTGCGGGGCGAGGGCACCACGGAGTGGAACGTCGTGTAGTGGTGCAGCGCGACGGGGTCGATCCGGGTGTCCACGCCGCCGCCGGCCAGCAGCGCGGGCAGCGACGACGCGAAGCGGACGCGGTCCGCGGTCTCGCTGATGTAGAGCGGCTTGATGCCGAGGCGGTCGCGGCCCAGCAGCACGCGGCCGCTGTCGCGCTCGACGATGGCGAAGGCGAACATGCCGTGGAGGTGGTCGACGAAACGATCACCCCAGTGGTGGTAGCCCTTCAGCAGCACCTCGGTGTCGCTGTGCGAGAAGAACCGGTACCCGTGGCCGCACAGCTCGTCACGCAGCTGCTCGTAGTTGTAGATGCAGCCGTTCCAGGCCACGGACAGCCCGAGTTCGGCGTCCACCATCGGCTGACCGCCGGCCTCGGAGAGGTCGATGATCTTCAGGCGCCGATGTCCCAGGGCCACCCGGCCCTGCGACCACACTCCGGCCGAGTCCGGCCCCCGGGGGACCATGACCTCGGCCATCGCCGTGACGGCGCGGACATCTGGGGTTCGTCCGTCGAGGCGTACCTCGCCGGTGGCTCCACACACCTGTTCGACCCTACTCTGTGACGGCGGTCCATGATCAACAGCAGCACTGCCGTCGTAATTTACCCCTGGTAAATCCCACCAAACTCGCTGTGCGTCAGGAGACGCCTTCCAGGGCGCCGCCGGTCTCGTCGACCTGCTTGATGGGCCCGGTGAACCAGTGCTTCACCGACACGTGCCAGTAGATGTAGAGCAGGATCAGCACGCCGCCGACGAGCAGCGGGGTGTAGTTGACGAACTTCCACTCGAAGCTCGGGTCCCACGGCATGCCGCCGAGCGAGGTCGGAAACATCGCGATGATCGACGTGACGATGATCTCGATGATGGCCACCGGCGCCATCCACTTATGGTGCCCGCGCAGGTTCCAGCTGCCCACCGGGAACGAATCGCCGGCGCGCCAGCGCAGGTAGATGGGCACCATGAAGCACAGGTACAGGCCCACCACGCCGATGGACACCACCGCGAAGAACGCGACCGGCACCGGCGCGCCGTTGATGTCCACCTGCACCAGGGCGGGCAGCGTGATCAGCGCGGCCAGCAGCGCCGTGACCATCACGGCGTTGGCCGGGACCCGCTTGGCGCTGATCTTCGACCACAGCTGGTGGCCGGGCACCGCGCGGTCGCGGCTGAACGCGAACAGCATGCGCGAGGCGCTGGTCTGGCACGCGGTGGTGCAGAACAGCTGGCCGGCCGTGGAGATCAGCAGCACGATGGCCACCCACTTCGAGTCCATCGCCTGGGTGAAGATCGTGACGACCGCGCCGCCGCCCGCCGACACCCCGTCGGCGTCCTGCACGGCGAACAGGAATGCCAGCAGCAGGACCCAGCCGCCGATGGCGGAGTAGAAGATCGAGCGCCACATGCCTTTGGCGGCCGCATTGGCCGCGCTCTTGGTCTCCTCCGACAGGTGCGCCGACGCGTCGTAC is a window of Mycolicibacterium chubuense NBB4 DNA encoding:
- a CDS encoding amino acid permease, which gives rise to MPEGHEYVDEEHLNEDERHLARLGYVQELQRSWSGFSNFAISFSIISILAGCFTSFGLGWNNGGPAAIAWGWPIVSVFILIIGLCMSELVSAFPTSGGIYWWAAKLGGPKAGFYTGWLNLIGLIAILASVAYGSATFLDLTLGTFSETWLSGYSLTRTFILFVVILIVVATINIFSSHLLAIINNISVWWHVAGAAAVILILFLVPQQHASFSQVFTQTINNSGIFGGDKNIGWLLFVLPITAILTQYTITGYDASAHLSEETKSAANAAAKGMWRSIFYSAIGGWVLLLAFLFAVQDADGVSAGGGAVVTIFTQAMDSKWVAIVLLISTAGQLFCTTACQTSASRMLFAFSRDRAVPGHQLWSKISAKRVPANAVMVTALLAALITLPALVQVDINGAPVPVAFFAVVSIGVVGLYLCFMVPIYLRWRAGDSFPVGSWNLRGHHKWMAPVAIIEIIVTSIIAMFPTSLGGMPWDPSFEWKFVNYTPLLVGGVLILLYIYWHVSVKHWFTGPIKQVDETGGALEGVS